From Chryseobacterium salivictor, a single genomic window includes:
- a CDS encoding DUF6150 family protein, with protein sequence MKYESQADLNVYKVDYQSQADGNEGKWFFVKYSGQADKKIYFVDYESQADLKIFFVRLAGIRKKRSS encoded by the coding sequence GTGAAATATGAAAGCCAGGCAGATTTGAATGTTTATAAAGTAGATTATCAAAGTCAAGCAGACGGAAATGAAGGGAAATGGTTCTTTGTTAAATATTCGGGTCAGGCAGATAAGAAGATTTATTTCGTTGATTATGAAAGTCAGGCAGATTTGAAAATATTTTTTGTGAGGCTGGCTGGAATAAGAAAGAAAAGAAGCAGTTGA
- a CDS encoding SMUG2 DNA glycosylase family protein — protein MKKTIGEQVVAFNRQLHYSGDLPEGFHVLNPFFDNPETLTVMTEFYQKFYNDHNQRKFIIGINPSRHGAGVTGVPFTDTKRLETVCGIEMKSAHTHEISSVFLYDVIGQFGGPEQFYKEFYINSPFPLAIVRNTVRGNLNANYYDDKNLFKAVKPFMIQSLKDHISLGLDTSEVFILGKKNATFIDKINSQEHFFDKMTVLEHPRYIQQYKSKEKQLYIDKYLIALNKA, from the coding sequence TTGAAAAAAACCATCGGAGAACAAGTTGTGGCATTCAACAGGCAGTTGCATTATTCAGGCGATCTTCCTGAAGGCTTCCACGTGCTCAATCCGTTCTTCGATAATCCCGAAACTTTAACGGTGATGACCGAATTTTATCAGAAATTTTACAATGACCATAACCAGAGGAAATTCATAATCGGAATAAATCCCAGCCGCCACGGAGCAGGAGTTACCGGCGTTCCATTTACCGACACCAAAAGATTGGAAACCGTTTGCGGAATCGAAATGAAATCGGCTCATACGCATGAGATTTCCTCTGTTTTCCTATATGACGTGATCGGACAGTTTGGAGGTCCGGAACAGTTTTATAAAGAGTTTTATATCAACTCGCCTTTCCCTTTAGCGATTGTCAGAAATACGGTTAGAGGTAATTTAAACGCCAATTATTACGACGACAAAAATCTATTCAAAGCTGTAAAACCTTTTATGATTCAAAGTTTAAAGGATCATATCAGTCTGGGTTTAGACACTTCAGAGGTCTTTATTTTAGGAAAAAAGAATGCTACTTTTATTGATAAAATCAACAGTCAGGAACATTTTTTTGATAAAATGACGGTGCTGGAACATCCCAGATATATTCAGCAATACAAAAGCAAAGAGAAACAATTATACATCGATAAATATTTAATCGCCTTAAATAAAGCATAA